The sequence TTCGTCTCGATGTTCGGCGGCTACAACTCCGGGGATCTGACGGCGGGCACCCGCATGATCGGCACCTTCGGCACCTTCGGTGTCCTTGCCGTGACCTTGATGAACCCGGGCATCAGCGTGGCGCAGGACAGGGAGATCGGCTGGTTGCGGGTGAAGCGTGTGCAGGCGGTGCCGTTACCGGTGACGCTCGTGGCGAAGGTGATCGCCACCCTGCCCTACGCGATGGGCGTGCTGCTCGCGATGACCGCGACCGCCGCGGTGACCGGCAACCTGCACACGTCGGCCCTCGACCTGCTGCGCCTCTACGGCGTCCTGCTGCTTGGCGCGGTGCCCTTCGCGCTGCTCGGACTGGCTGTGGGCTGCCAGGCAAGGCCGAACGCGACGACGGCGGTGCTGAACGCGATTCTGATGCCCGCCGCCGTGGTCTCCGGCCTGTGGATGCCGCTGGAGATCCTGCCCGGCTTCTTCGGCTCGATCGCACATTTCCTGCCGACCTACCACCTCGGTGAGCTGGCAGTGGCCCAGCTGGACGGGGGCCAGGTCGCGGGGCACGTCGCTGCGCTGGCCGGATGGACGGTCGTCATGGCTGCCGTGGCAGGGCTGTCCTATCGTCGTGCCCGGTTATGAGTACGACCGGAACAGCCCGCCGTGAGGAGCCGACCGCGCCGGCAGTCGGCTCCTCGCCGTGGTCGGAGATCGGCTGGATCCACCTCGTCTACCTCGTCTTCCCGTTCTTCCAGCCGATCAACGACCCGGCTTCGGGGCTGTGGGACTGGGTTCTGGTCGTCGGCCTCGTCGTGGTGTTCCTCCCCCTCTACGTACTCTCGTGGAGGCGCCCCGAACTGGCCCGCTGGGGCTCGATCGTGCCCATGACGGCGCTCGCCGTCGTCACGACCCCGTTGAACTCCGGCGCTGCGGTGCTGTTCGTCTACGCCGCGGCCGCGGCGGGGGTGCGGGAGTCCCGCCGCAACGCGCTGCGCTGGTTCGTCGGGCTCACGGTGCTGATGTGCCTGCTGCTGTTGCTCTCCCCCGTTCCCCTGCCGTGGCGACTGTGGGGCATCGGACCGTCACTGGTGTTCACGTGGATCATCGGGCTCACCCAGATCGAGCAGGCCGAACGTGATCACCAGGCTGCCGAGCTGCGGCTGCGCAACGCGAGGGTCGAGCACCTCGCCGTCGTGTCCGAACGGGAACGCATCGCGAGGGAACTGCACGACCTGCTCGGCCACTCGCTCACCTCGGTGATCATGCACGCGCAGTTGTGTCACCACCTCGTCGATTCGGACCCCGATCGAGCAAGGGATGCCGCTGCCAAGGCCGAGAAGACCGCGCGTGCCGCACTTTCCGAGGTCCGCGCCGCCGTCAGCGGTCTCCGGCAGGCGAACCTCGACACCGAACTGGAGTCGGCGAGGGAAACGCTGTCCAGCGCGGGAGTGGAGCTGTTCACGCGGCGCGACCCGGAACTGCGGCTGGTCGGCTCCACAGAACACGAACTCGCACTGGCCCTGCGTGAGGCGGTCACCAACGTCGCGCGGCACGCACGGGCGAGCACCTGCCGGGTCGATCTCTCGGCGAAGGACGGTGAGCTGCGAATGGTCGTCGCCGACGACGGGATCGGCGGGTGGCACCGGCCAGGCAACGGGCTCACGGGCACGAGGGAGCGGATCAGCGTACTCGGCGGGCGCGTGGAGTACTCCGGCTCGGCAGGAACGACACTCACGATCGCGGTGCCCCTCAAGGTGGCGACATGACGTCCGGCGACCGCGACGAGATCACGGTGGTGCTCGCGGAGGACCAGACGATGGTTCTCGAGGCGTTCGCCGAACTGCTCGGGCTTCAACCCGACATCACGGTGCTCGCCACCGCCACGAACGGTCCCGACGCGCTGACCTCCGTGACCGAACACGACCCCGACGTCCTCGTCACCGACATCGAGATGCCGGGAACGAGCGGCCTCGACGTCGCAGCCGAGCTGCACCGCAGGGGCAGCCGGACCGGCGTTCTCATCGTCACGACGTTCGCGCGAAGCGGCTACCTGCGGCGCGCGCTGAACGCAGGCGTATCCGGATACCTGCTGAAGGACTCGCCGATCAGCGAGCTGGCCGACGCGCTGCGCAAGGTCAGGGCAGGGGAGAAGGTCATCTCGAAGGAACTCGCCCTCGCGGCGTGGGACCACACGGACGACCAGCTCACCGACCGCGAAAGGCAACTGCTGCGCGAGGTCGCCGAAGGAGCGTCCAACCGCGACATCGCGCGGCGGCTGCACCTCGCGGAGGGAACCGTCCGCAACTACCTGTCCACGGCCATGGCCAAACTGCACGCCCGCAACCGCACCGACGCCGCCAAGATCGCCCGCGAACGAGGCTGGATCTGAAAGCGCACCCCGGCTTCGGGAGAAAAACTCCACTCGCCGATGTCGAAGCCTGTCGAATCCCGCCTGCGCCGTTCGACGCCAGAGTGACGGCAACGCAAGAAACGGCAAGGGAGCAGACCCATGGTTGACCTCGCGACCCACACCGAGACGAAGCGGGTTCGGCGGACTCGCGCGGAGGACACCGTTCTCGCGCTCTTCCGGTTCGTCGTGGCCTTCCTCTTCCTGTGCCACGGGCTCCAAGGGTTCGGTGCGTTCGGCGGGATCGACGGCGCAGGCACGGCTGTGCCGCTCGGCTCGTGGCCCGGCTGGTGGGCGAGCCTGATCGAGGTGGCGGGCAGCGTCCTGGTGTTCGCCGGTCTCTTCACCAGGCTCGCGGCGCTGGTGTGCTCGGGCACGATGGCTTATGCCTACTTCGTCGTGCACCAGCCGGAAGCACTGTTTCCATTGGAGAACCTCGGTGAGCCCGCCGCGCTGTACAGTTGGATCTTCCTGCTGCTCGCGGTGTTCGGGCCGGGCCGCTGGGCCATCGACAACGTCAGGTCCGCGTCCGAAAACCGCCGGTGACCACCCCGCGCGCGCGGCAGATTCGGCACATGAACTTTCGGATCGTACCGATGGCCACCGCCGTTGCCGACGAGGTTCGTACCACGCTACGAGCGCCAGGCTACGGGCATCCCGCGTGGCGCGAGATCCCAGAGGAGGCTGCGCCGTGCCGCGTCTGCCTCGACGCCATCCAGCCGGGCAGGGAAGCGCTGATCGGGTTCACCTACGACCCGTTCCAGCTCACCGGGGACCCATCCCTGCCCGGCCCTGTCTTCGTCCACGAACGACACTGCGAGCCCTACACCGGTTCAGGCACCTATCCCGCGAGGCTCGGCAGGAGCGGGCTGCTGCTCAACTGCTACCGCGAGGGACGGCAACTCGTGCGGGCACGGCGCATCGACCACGCCGACGCCGAGGACGCACTCGGCGAACTCCTCGCACTTCCCGAGGTGGACTACATCCACGTGCGCAGTGCCACGGCAGGCTGCTACCTCTGCACGGCGCTGCCTGGCTGAAACGGCGCCACGCACCGGGTAACCCGCAGCGAGCGCCTCGACGTCGCAGGTGGCGTCGGGCAACGTGGGAAACCGCTCCACCATGAGCGTGACCTCCCCGACACGACGCCGTCCACGTTCACCGCCCGCACGGTGGAGGCGACTGCGGCGGGACGAACGGTCAGCCGCCCGTCGCGACCAGGTTCTCCAGGCGGAGTTCCGGGTGCCTTCGCACGAGCAGGCGCATGCTCATGTCGTCGGCGAACAGCGCGAGATCGGTGCCATCGCTGCGGGTCAGGACCTCACTGTTGCGGCCGGCGTCAACGAGTGCGCGCTGCGCCGGATCGGCCAGCCTGCGCACCGTCGAGTACGGCAGCCGGTCGAGCTTCACCGGCGAGTTGAACTCGTGTTCCATCCGGTGTGCGGCGACCTCGAACTGCATCGGCCCCACAGCCGCGAACACCGGCGCGGCGTCGCCCCGCGTCTCGGAGGTCAGCAACTGCACGACGCCTTCGGACGACAACTGCTCGACACCCTTGCGGAACTGCTTGGCCTTGCTGAGGTCCGCGGGCCGCGCCACCGCGAAGTGGGCGGGCGCGAAACTCGGCAACCCAGGAAAGCGCACGGCAGGCTTGCCCGCGTAGAGCGTGTCGCCGACCCTCAGCGCGGAGGCGTTGACGAGGCCGACGACATCCCCGGGATACGCGACGTCCACAGTGGATCGTTGCTGCCCGAAGACCTGGTGTGCGTACTTGGTGGCGAACGGCCGCTTCGTGGTGGCGTTGGTGACCACCATGCCCCGCTCGAACACGCCGGAACACACCCGAGCGAACGCCACCTGGTCGCGGTGGGCCGGATCCATGCCCGTCTGCACCTTGAACACGAACGCGGAGAACTCGTCGTCGAGGCTGCGGTCGTTGCCGTCAACGTCAGTCCTCGGCTCCGGCCTCGGAGCGAGATCGACGAGCAAGTCCAGCAGGTGGCGCACACCGAAGTTCAGGACAGCGGAACCGAACAGCACCGGGGTCGCCGTCCCACTCAGGTACGCGGCGAGGTCGAACTCCCCTCCCGACGCGGCGACGAGCTCCCACTCCTCCTTCGCGCGGGAGAAGTCCTCCCCCAGCTCCGCCTCGGCGCGGTCGGCGGCAAGCCGGGTCTCCTCAGCCACCGTCGCGCCTCCGGCCGTCCGCTCGAACGCGACGAACGAGCCGTCCGTGACGTCGAGGACGCCCCTGAACCGGCCCGCCTCACCGACCGGCCACGTCAACGGCATCGGCGCCAGCCCGATCCGCTCGGTCAGCTCGTCACAGAGTTCGAGCGCCTCCCTGCCGGGGCGGTCCCACTTGTTGATGAACGTGATCACCGGGATGCCGCGATGGCGGCACACGTCGAACAGCTTCAGCGTCTGCGGCTCAAGACCCTTCGCGGCGTCGAGCAGCATCACCGCGGAATCGACCGCGGACAGCACGCGGTAGGTGTCCTCCGAGAAGTCCGCGTGACCCGGCGTGTCCAGCAGGTTCACCACCGCGTCGCGGTAGGCGAACTGCAACGCCGCCGAGGTGATGGAGATGCCGCGGGCGCGCTCCATCTCCATCCAGTCGGAGACGACACCCTGCCTGCCCGCCTTGCCGTGCACGGCGCCTGCCTCGGAGATCACCCGCGCGTGCAGCGCGAGTGCCTCCGTCAGCGTCGATTTGCCCGCATCCGGGTGACTGATGACGGCAAAAGATCGCCGTCGGCGCGCCTGCGCCACGACGTCATTGCCCGAAGAAGCGGCTGCGCCCGCACGAGAACTCATGCCAAGCTGTCCTGATCGGAAGTGCACATACCCGGACCAGGGTACCGGCGCCCTGCCGGGGTGTGTCGGCGAGACAGCGAGGATGCCCAGAGATGGATCACACGTCCCGCATCGACAAGGCGCGCGGCCTGCTGTTCGGCCTCGCCCTCGGTGACTGCCTCGGCGCCCCGTTCGAGGGCAAGGAGGGCGTCACCGACTCCGACATCGTCGCGGCGCAGAACGGCACCGGCGCGCTACGGCACACCGACGACACCGCGCTGGCGCTCGTGCTGGCCCGGCACCTCGCACACCGGCTCGGTGGCAGGCCGAGGAAGGTGGACGGCTGCATCGACGCCGACGTGCTGGCGCGGGAGTTCGCCGAGGCATGGCAGGCCGAACCGTGGCGAGGATATGGCGGCGGCGTCACGAAGTCCTTCGGGCTCATCGTGGCTGGCACCCACTGGCGCAACGCGATCCGCGCCGTGTTCCCCGACGGCTCCTTCGGAAACGGTGGCGCGATGCGTGTGGCGCCGGTCGCGCTCGTCGGCGCGGGTGTGCGGGAGGTCACGGAGCTGGCGCGCCGCAGCGCGGAGGTCACCCACGCACACGACGACGCGCTGCACGGCGCTGTGTGTCAGGCGGTGGCGGCCCACCTTGCCATCCAGCTCGACCCCGCTCAGCCACTCAGTGCAGGTGCCTTCGTCGAGACCGTCCGCGACGCGGTCCCCTCGACACTGTGGGCGAAGAAGTTCGACATCGTCGCCGAGCTGGCCGAACGGGACACCGACCCGGCGGAGGCCTCGGCGGCACTGGGCAACGACGTGTCCGCTCCGGGATCGGTACCGCTCGCTCTGCTGTCGTTCCTACGCCACCCGCGAAGGCCGGACGCCGCCATCAGGTTCGCCATCCGCGCGGGCGGGGACACCGACACCGTGGCGGCCATGGCGGGCGCGCTCGCCGGCGCCCACAGCGGGTACGCCGCGCTGCCGACCCCGGCCGTCAGCAGGCTCGAAGCCGCGAAGCAGCTCCACCTCTATGCCGAACACCTGGCGTGATCGCACGTGAGCCCGCGACACCCGTCGCGGCTCGGTGTCGAACCGTCACCAACCTCGGGGTGACGCAACGCTTGGCCGCGCGGGAAGTGCGGACACGCGTACGTGAAGTGCGGACACGAGACGCAGGGTGTCGTGTCCGCAGTCTGTGCACGGGTGTTTGCATCTCACGGCGCGGACCCGCGTACGGGAAGTGCGGACACGCGTGCAGGAGGTGCGGACACGGCGTCAGGGGCGGCGGGCTCGTTCCAGGTGGCGCGCGAGACTCTCCCTGAGCATGGCGGCGAAGTCCTCCGCCGTGTCGAGGGTGGCCGCGAGTTCCGCACAGCGGCGCTCGGCTCGCTCGGTGAACTCACGCAACCGGCGCAGCTCGCCCTCGTCGAGCGTCGCCGTGCCGCCACCGCCCCGTGGCGCGGGATGGAGCAGATCGAGCAACTCCCTCATCTCGTCGAGCTGAAAACCCAGGGGCTTCATCCTGCGGACGAGTTGCAGGCGGGCAACGTCCGGCTCCGTGTAGAGCCGGAACCCTCCCTGGCTGCGTGCGCTGGGGGCCACCAGTCCGACTTCCTCGTAGTAGCGGATGGTGCGCAGCGAGAGGCCCGTCCTCGCGGACACTTCACCGATGCGCATGTGCTCATCCACGTGATGAACCCTCACTTCCTCGGCCGGTGACATGATCACCGTACTCCTTCTCGATCTTGAGCGCCGACAGTCCACAACGGACTGAAAGTCCACCGGCGGGCCCGAGGAGTGCACGCAAACCTGCCCTAACGTCAGGGTAGGATTCACCTCTGTGACACCTGAGATGTTCGAGTCCGTGGAGGCTTACAACGCCGCCCATCCCGCCAGCCCTTTCCCGGCAGACCGCCACAAGCGAGGTGTGCTGCGCGGCTACCGCGCCGCCATGCGAGGTGTCACCGACGACGTCACGGGTGCGGACTCACGCACGTCGCTCACCGTGGATTTCCTTCCGGGAGGGGCGCCGCTGCCCGACGAGGCCGACCGCGTCGGCAACGTGGTGGCCAGCCATTGGGGCGAGGGACCGGTGTACGTGCTCGCCGAGAACGTGTCGCTGCGCGCCGCGTGGCAGTCGGTGAAGGACGCCTGGCCCACTCACCTTTCCGAGGTGCGCTCTGCGCTGGAGACGCTCGCGACGTCTCGCGCGTGACCCTCGACGCCGAACAAGGGCAGAGCAGGCGTGATCCCCTCGACCGCGACGTCCACCGCCTGGCGGCTCGCCCACTCCGCCCGGCTCAGCCGCATCCGCTGCTCGACCACCGGCGCTGACCGCACCACCCTGCGAAACACGCCGTCGGGCCGGTAGCCGACTCTGCGTGACACGGTCAGCGACGCGGTGTTGTGCTCTGAGAGCCTCTAACGCATTGGCGTTCGATCAGGGAGCGGCGGCCAGGTGGATGGATCGCAAGGCGGAGGGGCGTCCGCGTACTGGAAGTACGTGGGCGGTCTTCCAACGCAGTGAGGCGCCGCCCGGGCGCCGCGAGCCGAACAGACCAATGCGTTGGGGGCTCTGAGGCTCCGGACACAGCGTCTTCCGCGCCGAGGCAGGCGAAGGCGAGATGCAGCACCGCCGCCCTCATCTCGGTGCCGATGCCCTGCCCCTGGTGTGCGAGACCGAGCCACGACCCGGTGCCGACCTCCCGTGTCACAACGAACTGCCGTGCGCGCAGCGACTGCATCCCCACCACGGTTCCGCCGCGCACGACACAGAGGTTGAGGCACCAATCGTCGGGACTCCACTCCGCCAGCGTCCGCCACTGGTGCTGGAGCAGGTCGAGAGCGAGCGCGCCCGGCTCCTGGTCGGTCCAGGCGTGAAGGAATGGCATTACCTCGGGCGGACGCCCCCCCGCAACGCCACTTCGACGAGCGCGGCCAGGTCGGCGTCGTCGGGCACGCGCAGCTCCAGCCTCGATGTCCGAAGCCAGAGTCCGAGCACGGGGAAGTGTTCGACCAGCATCACCGCATCGTCGCGCGGCCCTCCTCGTGACGCATCCGCTTTTCGCGGTACCCCTGTGGCATGGCACGACAATCCACCGCCCTGCCCGCCGCCGTGCGCGCCGACGCCGACACGTTGTGGCGCTACCACGTTCTCGACCACCCCCCGCGCCATACCGACGTCGGTATCGGCCTCGGCAGCCACGACCTCGGGGTGGCCGATCACACGGCGGCCCTCTACCTGGACGGCTGGTTCCCGCTGGTGGTGTTCACGGGCGCGGCCACCCCGACAACGGTCGGTCGCTTCCCACGCGGGGAGGCCGTGCACTACCGGGAACGCGCGCTCGCGCTGGGTGTGCCTGCCGACGCCGTGCTGGTGGAGCCGCACGCTCGCAACACCGGTGACAACATCACGCTCACGCGCGCGTTGCTCGCCGACCAGGATGTCGCCGCGCTGACGGCGACCCTGGTGTGCAAGCCGTACCAGCAACGCAGGGCCTACGCCACGTGCCTCAGGCTGTGGCCGGAGCTTGATGTTCGCTGCTCGGCATCGCATACCGAGCTGGACGACTACCTTGCTGCGATCGGCGATCCTGAACAGGTCGTGCACATGCTCGTCGGCGAGACCCAGCGCGTCACCGCCTACGCCAAGCGTGGGTTCACGGTCGCTCAGGACATGCCACCCGAGGTCGATGCCGCCTTCCGACGTCTCGTGGACGCCGGCTACACCGCGCGGTTGCTGCCGTCGTGACGCAGCGAGCCGAGACGTGCCGACACCCGTACGGGAAGTGCGAACACGCGTGCAGGAAGTGCCGACACGCGTGCGGGAAGTGCGGACACGGCGTCAGGTCAGGCCAGGGCATCGTAGGAACACAGGGGGCGT comes from Saccharomonospora xinjiangensis XJ-54 and encodes:
- a CDS encoding ABC transporter permease — translated: MTARLLGIELLDELRTIVREPTALFFSIVMPVGFFALFVSMFGGYNSGDLTAGTRMIGTFGTFGVLAVTLMNPGISVAQDREIGWLRVKRVQAVPLPVTLVAKVIATLPYAMGVLLAMTATAAVTGNLHTSALDLLRLYGVLLLGAVPFALLGLAVGCQARPNATTAVLNAILMPAAVVSGLWMPLEILPGFFGSIAHFLPTYHLGELAVAQLDGGQVAGHVAALAGWTVVMAAVAGLSYRRARL
- a CDS encoding sensor histidine kinase — translated: MSTTGTARREEPTAPAVGSSPWSEIGWIHLVYLVFPFFQPINDPASGLWDWVLVVGLVVVFLPLYVLSWRRPELARWGSIVPMTALAVVTTPLNSGAAVLFVYAAAAAGVRESRRNALRWFVGLTVLMCLLLLLSPVPLPWRLWGIGPSLVFTWIIGLTQIEQAERDHQAAELRLRNARVEHLAVVSERERIARELHDLLGHSLTSVIMHAQLCHHLVDSDPDRARDAAAKAEKTARAALSEVRAAVSGLRQANLDTELESARETLSSAGVELFTRRDPELRLVGSTEHELALALREAVTNVARHARASTCRVDLSAKDGELRMVVADDGIGGWHRPGNGLTGTRERISVLGGRVEYSGSAGTTLTIAVPLKVAT
- a CDS encoding response regulator transcription factor produces the protein MTSGDRDEITVVLAEDQTMVLEAFAELLGLQPDITVLATATNGPDALTSVTEHDPDVLVTDIEMPGTSGLDVAAELHRRGSRTGVLIVTTFARSGYLRRALNAGVSGYLLKDSPISELADALRKVRAGEKVISKELALAAWDHTDDQLTDRERQLLREVAEGASNRDIARRLHLAEGTVRNYLSTAMAKLHARNRTDAAKIARERGWI
- a CDS encoding DoxX family protein — translated: MVDLATHTETKRVRRTRAEDTVLALFRFVVAFLFLCHGLQGFGAFGGIDGAGTAVPLGSWPGWWASLIEVAGSVLVFAGLFTRLAALVCSGTMAYAYFVVHQPEALFPLENLGEPAALYSWIFLLLAVFGPGRWAIDNVRSASENRR
- a CDS encoding DUF1203 domain-containing protein; the encoded protein is MNFRIVPMATAVADEVRTTLRAPGYGHPAWREIPEEAAPCRVCLDAIQPGREALIGFTYDPFQLTGDPSLPGPVFVHERHCEPYTGSGTYPARLGRSGLLLNCYREGRQLVRARRIDHADAEDALGELLALPEVDYIHVRSATAGCYLCTALPG
- a CDS encoding peptide chain release factor 3; translation: MSSRAGAAASSGNDVVAQARRRRSFAVISHPDAGKSTLTEALALHARVISEAGAVHGKAGRQGVVSDWMEMERARGISITSAALQFAYRDAVVNLLDTPGHADFSEDTYRVLSAVDSAVMLLDAAKGLEPQTLKLFDVCRHRGIPVITFINKWDRPGREALELCDELTERIGLAPMPLTWPVGEAGRFRGVLDVTDGSFVAFERTAGGATVAEETRLAADRAEAELGEDFSRAKEEWELVAASGGEFDLAAYLSGTATPVLFGSAVLNFGVRHLLDLLVDLAPRPEPRTDVDGNDRSLDDEFSAFVFKVQTGMDPAHRDQVAFARVCSGVFERGMVVTNATTKRPFATKYAHQVFGQQRSTVDVAYPGDVVGLVNASALRVGDTLYAGKPAVRFPGLPSFAPAHFAVARPADLSKAKQFRKGVEQLSSEGVVQLLTSETRGDAAPVFAAVGPMQFEVAAHRMEHEFNSPVKLDRLPYSTVRRLADPAQRALVDAGRNSEVLTRSDGTDLALFADDMSMRLLVRRHPELRLENLVATGG
- a CDS encoding ADP-ribosylglycohydrolase family protein, which encodes MDHTSRIDKARGLLFGLALGDCLGAPFEGKEGVTDSDIVAAQNGTGALRHTDDTALALVLARHLAHRLGGRPRKVDGCIDADVLAREFAEAWQAEPWRGYGGGVTKSFGLIVAGTHWRNAIRAVFPDGSFGNGGAMRVAPVALVGAGVREVTELARRSAEVTHAHDDALHGAVCQAVAAHLAIQLDPAQPLSAGAFVETVRDAVPSTLWAKKFDIVAELAERDTDPAEASAALGNDVSAPGSVPLALLSFLRHPRRPDAAIRFAIRAGGDTDTVAAMAGALAGAHSGYAALPTPAVSRLEAAKQLHLYAEHLA
- a CDS encoding MerR family transcriptional regulator; protein product: MSPAEEVRVHHVDEHMRIGEVSARTGLSLRTIRYYEEVGLVAPSARSQGGFRLYTEPDVARLQLVRRMKPLGFQLDEMRELLDLLHPAPRGGGGTATLDEGELRRLREFTERAERRCAELAATLDTAEDFAAMLRESLARHLERARRP
- a CDS encoding GNAT family N-acetyltransferase; translation: MPFLHAWTDQEPGALALDLLQHQWRTLAEWSPDDWCLNLCVVRGGTVVGMQSLRARQFVVTREVGTGSWLGLAHQGQGIGTEMRAAVLHLAFACLGAEDAVSGASEPPTHWSVRLAAPGRRLTALEDRPRTSSTRTPLRLAIHPPGRRSLIERQCVRGSQSTTPRR
- a CDS encoding YdcF family protein — protein: MARQSTALPAAVRADADTLWRYHVLDHPPRHTDVGIGLGSHDLGVADHTAALYLDGWFPLVVFTGAATPTTVGRFPRGEAVHYRERALALGVPADAVLVEPHARNTGDNITLTRALLADQDVAALTATLVCKPYQQRRAYATCLRLWPELDVRCSASHTELDDYLAAIGDPEQVVHMLVGETQRVTAYAKRGFTVAQDMPPEVDAAFRRLVDAGYTARLLPS